From the genome of Muricauda sp. SCSIO 64092, one region includes:
- a CDS encoding glycogen synthase encodes MKNFLFAAAENDAIPHCKAGGMGDVVRDVPRQIAERKDKTHVVVPSYGRLHQNGTFKTHLNFSLRGVDYTAELYEVDGKKKIDLIHHYVIHHPEIEAGGIAHIYHDDPEEPFFTDFIKYTIFCTAVAEAIKQGAFGDLDVVHLHDWHSSLLLYLREYHPGYKTLKEIQFVYSIHNLAIQGIRPFMGNYASLQNWYPELPIDYQKLMDYRYQDCINLMAVGIRLADTVHTVSPSYKQDVMLPSSRPEFIGGEGLEEDLKAADVEGRLFGILNGCNYKNINVEAKGEIYRNTVKALFRWLQDEDKKYKADFLAHTGEKIMQFVGNRPKFIVSSVARLTEQKFYFFKRSPEAFVEILKKLERVQGIFMLLGTGAPEYEDLFRGISYENKNFIFTNGQSESLIDSMYLESDLYFMPSLFEPCGISQMLAMRNGNPCLVHHTGGLIDTVEHMKTGFAFDGKTYDEKIENMLKVFDEVLDVFEKDKPTWKKIQTAAKRKRFTWKKSVNKYYEQLYKL; translated from the coding sequence ATGAAGAATTTCCTTTTTGCGGCCGCTGAGAATGACGCGATTCCGCACTGCAAAGCAGGAGGTATGGGAGACGTTGTCCGAGACGTCCCAAGGCAAATAGCTGAACGAAAGGATAAGACCCATGTGGTAGTTCCGTCCTATGGAAGACTGCATCAAAATGGAACCTTTAAGACCCATCTGAATTTTAGCCTTAGGGGAGTCGATTATACCGCCGAGTTGTATGAAGTGGATGGAAAGAAAAAAATCGACCTTATCCATCACTATGTTATCCACCATCCCGAAATTGAAGCTGGCGGTATTGCCCACATTTATCACGATGACCCGGAAGAACCATTTTTTACGGATTTCATAAAATATACCATCTTCTGCACTGCTGTTGCAGAGGCTATAAAACAAGGTGCCTTTGGGGATCTGGATGTGGTTCATCTTCACGATTGGCATTCAAGTCTACTGCTTTATCTACGGGAATATCACCCGGGCTACAAAACACTCAAGGAGATTCAATTTGTATACAGTATACACAATCTGGCCATTCAGGGAATACGCCCTTTTATGGGCAATTACGCCTCCCTTCAGAATTGGTATCCCGAACTCCCCATTGATTATCAAAAATTAATGGACTATCGCTATCAGGACTGTATCAATCTCATGGCAGTGGGCATTCGTCTGGCGGATACGGTACATACGGTTTCCCCTTCGTACAAGCAAGATGTGATGTTGCCCAGTTCCCGACCGGAATTCATAGGTGGTGAAGGGTTGGAGGAGGATTTGAAGGCTGCCGACGTTGAAGGAAGGTTGTTTGGAATTTTGAATGGCTGTAATTACAAAAACATCAATGTAGAGGCCAAGGGGGAGATTTATAGAAATACGGTCAAAGCCCTTTTCCGATGGCTACAGGATGAGGACAAAAAGTATAAAGCCGATTTTTTGGCCCATACGGGGGAGAAAATCATGCAATTTGTGGGCAATCGTCCAAAGTTTATTGTTTCCAGCGTGGCCAGATTGACCGAGCAAAAGTTTTATTTCTTCAAAAGATCGCCCGAAGCCTTTGTGGAAATTTTGAAAAAACTGGAAAGGGTCCAGGGCATATTCATGCTATTGGGGACCGGTGCACCGGAATATGAAGACCTTTTTAGGGGCATAAGTTATGAGAACAAGAACTTCATATTTACCAATGGTCAATCGGAAAGCCTGATCGATTCCATGTACCTGGAATCCGATCTTTATTTTATGCCCAGTCTTTTTGAACCCTGTGGGATAAGCCAAATGTTGGCCATGCGCAATGGAAATCCTTGTTTGGTCCATCATACGGGAGGTTTGATCGATACCGTGGAACATATGAAGACCGGTTTTGCCTTTGATGGTAAAACCTACGACGAAAAGATTGAGAACATGCTCAAAGTGTTCGATGAGGTTTTGGACGTGTTTGAAAAGGACAAACCTACTTGGAAAAAGATTCAAACTGCGGCCAAACGCAAGCGATTTACATGGAAAAAATCGGTGAACAAATACTACGAACAGCTCTATAAGCTGTAA
- a CDS encoding citrate synthase: protein MSRTATIEFEGKKYEFPVMEGTENELAIDIKTLRGTTGMVTIDPGYKNTGSCESGITFLDGEKGILRYRGYSIEDLAEKADFLEVAYLLIFGELPNKEQLGKFDQDIKAESHVDEEMKKILDGFPKSAHPMGVLSSLTSALVAFNPSSVDVSSEQAMYNSIVRILAKFPVLVAWTMRKKMGLPLDYGDDSLGYVENIHKMMFKRPNKEYEKNKIVIDALDKLLILHADHEQNCSTSTVRIVGSSHAGLFASLSAGISALWGPLHGGANQAVLEMLKAIEDDGGDTKKYMAKAKDKEDPFRLMGFGHRVYKNFDPRARIIKKSADEVLGALGIEDPILEIAKGLEKEALEDQYFVDRKLYPNVDFYSGIIYRAMGIPVDMFTVMFALGRLPGWIAQWREMRLRKEPIGRPRQVYIGANDRSFVKLENR, encoded by the coding sequence ATGTCTAGAACCGCAACAATAGAATTTGAAGGAAAAAAATATGAGTTTCCCGTAATGGAGGGAACCGAGAATGAATTGGCCATTGATATAAAAACATTGCGAGGTACTACGGGGATGGTCACTATAGATCCGGGGTATAAGAATACGGGATCTTGTGAGAGCGGTATTACTTTTTTGGATGGTGAAAAGGGCATTCTAAGATATAGGGGATATTCTATTGAAGACCTGGCGGAAAAGGCAGATTTTTTGGAAGTAGCTTACCTTCTCATTTTTGGGGAACTTCCCAACAAAGAGCAGTTGGGGAAATTTGATCAAGATATTAAGGCGGAATCCCATGTTGATGAGGAAATGAAAAAGATTTTGGATGGTTTCCCAAAATCGGCCCACCCAATGGGGGTCCTTTCTTCCTTGACCAGTGCTTTGGTCGCTTTTAATCCTTCTTCTGTTGATGTTTCCTCGGAACAGGCCATGTACAATTCCATTGTTCGTATTTTGGCAAAGTTTCCCGTTCTGGTGGCATGGACCATGCGAAAGAAAATGGGCTTGCCGTTGGACTATGGTGACGATAGCTTGGGTTATGTGGAAAACATTCATAAAATGATGTTCAAACGCCCCAATAAGGAATACGAGAAGAATAAAATTGTAATCGATGCTTTGGATAAGCTTCTCATACTTCATGCAGATCACGAGCAAAACTGTTCCACATCCACGGTGAGGATCGTAGGCTCGTCCCATGCGGGCTTGTTTGCTTCACTTTCAGCAGGTATTTCCGCACTTTGGGGCCCACTGCATGGAGGCGCCAATCAAGCGGTTTTGGAAATGTTAAAGGCCATCGAGGATGATGGTGGGGATACCAAAAAATATATGGCCAAGGCCAAGGACAAGGAAGACCCATTTCGATTAATGGGCTTTGGGCATAGGGTCTATAAGAACTTTGATCCACGGGCTCGAATCATTAAGAAATCTGCCGATGAGGTTCTGGGTGCATTGGGTATAGAAGACCCTATTCTGGAAATTGCAAAAGGACTGGAGAAAGAAGCCCTGGAGGATCAATATTTTGTTGACCGGAAGTTGTATCCCAACGTGGATTTTTATTCTGGAATCATTTACAGGGCCATGGGCATACCGGTAGATATGTTTACGGTAATGTTTGCATTGGGCCGACTTCCCGGATGGATTGCCCAGTGGCGGGAGATGCGCTTGCGAAAAGAGCCCATTGGAAGACCCAGACAGGTTTATATAGGTGCCAACGATAGAAGCTTTGTGAAGTTAGAGAATCGATAA
- a CDS encoding dimethylarginine dimethylaminohydrolase family protein, with protein MLKLNIADETSQLKAVVLGTAESSGPVPKPEDAYDPKSLEHILAGTYPKEEDMIKEMEAFVQVFEKYGVEVFRPEVLKDCNQIFSRDIAFVIGDKLIKANILPDREDEFEAILHVLEYIDPDSILYPPEEVHIEGGDVMPWNDDIFIGTYTGHDYPNYITARTNWEGVDYIKQMFPNKKVKSFELRKSIANPKENALHLDCCFQPVGKDKAIIHKNGFLIEEEYQWLVNYFGKENVFEISADEMYRMFSNVFSISPEVVVSEQNFTRLNNWLRDQGFTVEEIPYSEISKQGGLLRCSTLPLVRGTV; from the coding sequence ATGCTAAAGCTTAATATAGCGGATGAAACTTCCCAGTTAAAAGCAGTGGTACTGGGGACCGCGGAAAGTAGTGGTCCCGTTCCGAAACCAGAAGATGCCTACGATCCCAAATCCTTGGAACACATATTGGCCGGGACCTATCCCAAAGAGGAAGATATGATTAAGGAAATGGAGGCATTTGTACAGGTTTTTGAGAAGTATGGAGTGGAAGTATTTCGCCCGGAGGTATTGAAGGACTGTAACCAAATATTCTCCAGGGATATTGCTTTTGTCATTGGGGATAAACTGATTAAGGCAAATATCCTTCCGGATAGGGAAGACGAGTTTGAGGCCATTCTACATGTGTTGGAATATATTGATCCAGATAGTATTTTATATCCTCCGGAAGAAGTGCACATTGAGGGTGGGGATGTAATGCCATGGAACGACGATATTTTTATTGGAACATACACGGGGCATGATTATCCCAACTATATTACGGCAAGAACCAATTGGGAAGGAGTGGATTACATCAAACAAATGTTTCCCAACAAAAAGGTGAAGTCCTTCGAATTGCGGAAATCCATTGCAAATCCCAAAGAAAATGCCCTGCACCTGGATTGTTGTTTCCAACCTGTAGGTAAGGATAAGGCCATCATTCACAAAAATGGGTTTTTGATCGAAGAGGAATACCAGTGGTTGGTAAATTACTTTGGGAAAGAAAATGTTTTTGAGATAAGTGCGGATGAAATGTACCGCATGTTCAGTAATGTGTTCTCCATTTCTCCTGAGGTGGTGGTTTCTGAGCAAAATTTTACCCGTCTCAATAATTGGTTAAGGGACCAGGGTTTTACCGTTGAGGAGATTCCGTATTCAGAGATTTCAAAACAAGGAGGACTCTTGCGTTGTAGTACATTGCCCTTGGTACGGGGAACGGTGTAG